One part of the Phoenix dactylifera cultivar Barhee BC4 chromosome 4, palm_55x_up_171113_PBpolish2nd_filt_p, whole genome shotgun sequence genome encodes these proteins:
- the LOC103705674 gene encoding uncharacterized acetyltransferase At3g50280-like, with protein sequence MANEQATSTGIHYISSCVVRPSSHNKEAAREQGWRQRQRLIHLTPWDLRLLSIDYIQKGILLPKPPTPVIPGLISSLSLVLDHFYPLAGRLATINHDITPPSLSVAIECNDEGVEFIHAAAPSITTADILTPRFIPSITQSFFPLNGAINHDGHSLPLLAVRVTELADGIFIGCALNHAVADGTSFWHFLNSWSEISRTGCRVPQISRPPMLNRWFHDSCSPPIHLPVYKREDFIKIYPSSQLSEAFFQFSAQTIAKLKLRANMEMNTDRISSLQALLALVWRSVLRAQRLPPNEKTSYRVTVNYRPRLEPPLPGGYFGNTIIGVPTTASAGEVLHRGLGWAASLLNQMVASQTNDIIQNWLESWSQNPTFLYFKETKLGTIVTGSSPRFDVYGNDFGWGRPIAVRSGGSNKVDGTISVFPGSEEGSMALDACLSSHAMNLLLEDKEFMENVT encoded by the coding sequence ATGGCAAACGAGCAAGCGACTTCCACCGGGATTCACTACATTTCAAGCTGTGTAGTTCGACCGTCATCCCATAACAAAGAAGCAGCAAGAGAGCAAGGGTGGCGCCAGCGGCAGCGGCTAATCCATCTCACTCCTTGGGATCTCCGGTTGCTCTCCATAGATTACATCCAGAAAGGCATTCTCCTTCCCAAACCCCCAACCCCCGTCATTCCCGGCCTCatatcctccctctctctcgtccTCGACCACTTCTATCCCCTCGCCGGCCGTCTCGCCACCATCAACCACGACATCACGCCGCCATCTCTCTCGGTCGCCATCGAATGCAACGACGAAGGAGTTGAATTCATCCATGCCGCCGCCCCAAGCATAACCACGGCTGACATCTTGACCCCTCGCTTTATTCCCAGCATCACCCAGTCTTTCTTCCCCTTGAATGGAGCAATCAACCACGACGGTcactccctccccctcctcgcCGTCCGCGTCACAGAGCTGGCCGATGGCATCTTCATCGGCTGCGCTCTCAACCATGCGGTCGCCGATGGCACCTCCTTCTGGCACTTCCTCAACTCGTGGTCGGAGATCTCGCGAACCGGCTGCCGCGTCCCACAGATTTCTAGGCCGCCAATGCTGAACCGCTGGTTCCACGACTCATGCTCCCCTCCCATCCATCTACCTGTTTATAAGCGCGAAGACTTCATTAAGATATATCCTTCATCCCAGCTCAGTGAAGCTTTCTTCCAATTCTCGGCGCAAACTATCGCGAAGCTCAAACTCAGAGCCAACATGGAAATGAACACGGATCGCATATCTTCACTTCAAGCACTGCTAGCTCTCGTCTGGCGATCCGTGCTTCGTGCTCAAAGGCTTCCACCTAACGAGAAAACTAGCTATCGCGTGACAGTAAACTATCGACCGAGGTTAGAGCCACCATTGCCGGGCGGATATTTTGGAAACACCATTATAGGGGTTCCAACGACAGCCTCCGCAGGGGAGGTGCTGCACCGGGGTTTGGGATGGGCAGCATCGTTATTGAACCAGATGGTGGCCTCCCAGACCAATGACATCATTCAGAATTGGCTGGAATCATGGAGTCAGAATCCCACCTTTCTATATTTTAAGGAAACGAAGCTTGGTACCATAGTCACAGGTAGCTCGCCGAGGTTTGATGTCTATGGGAATGACTTTGGATGGGGGAGACCGATTGCAGTCCGAAGTGGTGGTTCAAACAAGGTGGATGGAACCATATCCGTCTTTCCTGGGAGTGAAGAAGGGAGTATGGCTTTGGATGCGTGCCTTTCATCCCATGCAATGAATTTATTGCTTGAGGACAAGGAGTTCATGGAAAATGTTACCTAA